In the genome of Carya illinoinensis cultivar Pawnee chromosome 13, C.illinoinensisPawnee_v1, whole genome shotgun sequence, the window CACCACCGCCATCCCCATCACCACCACCTTACTACTACTACAATTCCCCACCACCTCCcgctcactacaagaaaataggCTTAAATCAGCGATTTTTGAACTGCTGCTAGTTACACTGCTGGAAATAATGATTACAAGTAGCGATTACATGATCGCcggcctttttttttaattaacctCACGCGTGAgcctattttcaatatttgcgccgattatttttctaaaagcaACGATTTACGTCActgcaattaaaaaattaatgtccCGGCGGGTCCCTACTTCGCAACAAGCCCGCGCGCGAAAATTAGGAAGTTTTATTTTCCCCCCTCTGGCCTCTTCTATTTTTCTCCTTCACCGTCCCGACACCCACAGTACCCAAGccgattttcattttccttcaacGCCATTTTCGCCTACCTGCAAATCCACCCACCCGAACCATTTAATCCGCTCACAAGTTGGGGTTTTTTGGTTTGGCCTTCCGCTGTTCGCTGCAGACCCATCGTTCCCGAGAGCATACGATCGAAACCCATTTGCTCTGCCTCCATCTTAGGTTAGCTTGTGAATGGGCACGGGCATTCCACCATCGTCATCGGAAAATCTCTGGTTCAAAGCTTGGGGCTTTGTTTCGTGAACCACAGGTAATTGTTTCTTAAATATCCCCACTCGTTGGTTTcgaaaaaatgtggatttttttCTTGTAGAACAATTTTTTGGGATACTGATTGTGAAAGCTTGTCCGGCGTGGACGTATACTGCAGAGTTTTACTATTTTTGTGGTTAAGGGCGAAAGGGATGCTTCCTGATTGACACTAGATTTCATTTTCCCCCTCtgagagtatatatatatatatatatatagatatatagatgtAGGCTTCGAGTAACTTGCCCTTGTTGACCTATTCAATGCTCCGGTTGTCTTCCTCAActacattaaattaattaacttCTAGTTACATCAATAATATATTCCACGATTATTTGCTGAAAATTACTAGTTTGAAGCTACCCGAGGCAGGTATTGTGTATAGATAgtggtactttttttttaatccaaacatgTTGATGGATGATTGAATCAATAGATGTTAATCAGattagtttatttcttttccaatGATTAAGTTGCCTCCCATCGAAAGAAACTTGCCCAAAATCTCTGCATATTGGGAAAATTAGTACATTGAGAGAGGATTAACTCCTAAAAAATTATGCTATTAGAACAATAACATTAACCACAACAACATTAACTGGttgggtttctctctctctctcctcacatgACCATGGAGATTTCTTTAGGCCCTCATAGCCATCAGGTTTTAGCATCCTCCCTCAGCTACTCTTTCTACAGCAGTCTCGGCAACCTTTTCCATTCGCAACCTCACTTGTACTATGGTATTTTCCATGGAACTGAAGGATATGCTAGCTTGTATGCCCCTCTATCTGCAATGCCACTCAAGTCTAGTGGCATTGGTTTGGTTAATTCCAAACCAACTCATTTGTACAACTCTGATATTGATGGCTTTTCTTGTTGGTTCATTGCTGTAATTTAACAATTATTTGAACCCTTTCATAACTGTTAAATGCTATGGCCACCTAGAAATTAAATGACATTGTCAACCGTTCTTACAAGtttgatttctttatatattctaatattacAAAAGAACAAATTTGTTAGGATTGATTTTATGCATATGTATGTGACATGCTAttgattttatgattttattactTCTGTATGAAACATTGCTATTATTAGTACATTTAACCTAATATTGATCTATAATTATATCCTGGTTTAACTACTACAGTCTACTGCAATCTTCGATTGGGTTATGAGTGTAATGGATCAAATTGACAATTTGATTCCAATGTTTCCAGTATATATTAGAAgagtcatatttatttattggtcGTTCATGTTGTTTTGATGGAGATTCTATTTAATTGGTGattcatatcatatttatttattttaaagcttaTTGAATTTGATTCATATCATGTTTTGCAAGATTTTGATTCATATCTTAATAATTGAACCTCGAATGATTAATCATTAGGTGATCTCAAAATGCATATCATGGTGTAAATTATTTTAACCAAATGAtagaataaaagaactaatagtTTTGAATTCCAAAGCTGCTTAATGATTAAACATTTAAGTCTCAATTATAATGCCACTAAAAGGTCATAAAACGATTCAGATGTGCAAGATTTTGGTGCATTCCTATTTTCTGTTATGAACATTTTCCACCCCTCGATTGAGTCTACCAAGTCACTTAGACTTCTTCCTTCTGATAGCCCCGAGGTACACAATAAGACGCTGATTTAAGTCACACTTTTTTGCATAGTCGATTTTATACAATTGGAACATATAATTAGAGGTTGTTGAGGTTTTTGAATTAGTCCAACTTGAGCCAGTATGCTAATGTTATGTTGGAAATGTCGATATTTATGCTACCCTcaagatatttattattatgaacTTTCTTGAATTTAATCttcatttatccattttgttAGGCATGTTCAAAGGGCTTTGATCAGAGTTTGGTCTAGTTTCTCACTCGTCATTCGCTTGCTACTTGGATGTGAAGCCCAGAGGAAAAGGAAAACCTTCCTCTTATGCATATTCTTACTGAATTATTTCCGAGTTGTTGATCAGTCTTCAGTTCTCTTTCCGATCCACAGAAGCTGCATCAGGTATGTTCTTCGAGTCTTCCCTTTTcactttatttatattattgtagTCAGTAATACCAATTACAGGCCTTCATTTTCCTTGAAATCAGACTTGGCTCTTTTGGTTGATTTGCTTCTATAATTTTTGGgtatctctatttttttgtactttctttttagttcttgaaATATCAACAAATTAGTTACTTATTGTTTTCAATGTTTTATAGGTTGTTCTTTATATTTCTTTGTCTGGGTTAGGACTTAACTATTGAGCTGTAATCTTGAATTGACTCTTCCTTTCCCCCATACATGTGGATCTATTGAGTTTCGTTATTTTTCCCCCTTCTCTATAGTCTATTTGGTTCTCGAGAAAAGTTTTGTGGTCTTagaaaaatgcatttttcttcaaatgaaaatataattaaaacatatacCATCTACACTAGTCTAATAACGGAAGAAAGGCCAATTATAAGCTAGAAAAATTCGACTCTCACCTCTCAAACTTACTGCTCAGTGTTTGAgaggtgaatttttttaatcagcggtttttaatttttcccattagatagtgattaaagaagtatcTTTTAATTAGATTTAGTACATGGATCCCAACTGGAGCTGGGAGTGGTCTGTTACTGTTGCTCCTTTTTTGTGGTACTTGTGGTCTGTAACTTACTTTACAGATTATGGCATTTTTTGCTTAGCTGCCATCCTTatggctttttttattttctatctaaAGATTCCTGTTGAAGTTGTTAGTTGTTATTTTCAGCAATGGGTGCTTCTCAGAGTGGTTAAGGAGATCTCAAGAGAaactttttcaaagaaaccaTATGTCCCCAGTGTAGAGCAGTTTGGGTTTTTTGTTGGAAGAAACCACTTTAGGTCGATATTGCGGAGGTAGTCAGATGAGCTTTGGGTTATATGGTTGCATGTTTATTAAAGCAAATGTGCATTGGAGTTAttataaatgtgattggtggaaTAGCATCCTTTTTGTTGTGTTTGTTCTCTTTATGCATTTGTTGGTGGAATAGCATCCATTCGGTCTAAGTAAATCAAGAACAGTGACAatcttattttgatttttatggtAATTACAAACATATGAATGATTAGGGTTAATTTCCTGTTTATATATGCAGAACTTCTCAAATCTTAGTAAATAACATGACCGGTGTGTTTGCTTATAGAACTTCTTATATAGTAGCATTTAGGGAAACCTCCCTCACCGATATTGAATATGGGTCCAGAGTTCTCACACAGGATGGAGCGAAAGGGGAATCAAAATAACATATACTTTGTTACAGTTTGGtttaaccaatcacatataattatagattcctctcttttatttgatttattattgtttataataATCAAGTTTATTATATACTCTAGTTTGCTGAGCACTATCTGTTTGGTAAAACAGATAAGTCTCATCTTTGGTCTCACTTTCCCTCCAAACAAGTAGCGCGATCGAGTTTGGGGGATTTTGCCTTTTGGagcttttttgtaaaaaagaacATGATTTGTTTAGCCTAACATTTAAGTGAATCCAGTCCAATGAGTATACAATGCCATTGAGAGCAAGGGGATTACTTCATTGCTTCAGTAGCTTGCTTGGTTGGTCATGGCTTCCAATCCCGGAGTTTTCATTGCTTTGGAAGCTATGAGTACCGTAGGAATTTCTGACTTAATTGGTCATAACAGTTCGGAAGCTACTATAGAAACTCTATGATAAAAATTGAGGAATAATTGAAGAAGACAATTATCGGACACTTGTAGATGCTGTAATGGATGTAGGCAGAAAATATGTAAACTGATGTTCTATATGGGATTGAAACATCAACAGTTAATTGCATTACATGTAAAACTCCAAATGTTTTTAGAAGGCTCTCAAGATTTCAGGTCATGGAATCAGAAATGGAGCAATATAGAACCATGTTTAACCAAGGCCAGAAGTGTGTCTATTTGCCAAATGACCCACATCTCATTTCCCACAATGAGAAGGACCCTATTTCATCTCATGTGGTCTATAGAAATGTCACTCTGCTCTTGGGTAACCTAATTAATCCCAACATAAATAATGCAGATAATTATAATGGGAATAAGTCTCATTTCAAGTGGATTACATAAGAATGCTTACATTTTCCAGAATTTCCTCTTTTCTAGTGTTCTTTGTTTTGCTTTGAATTGATGCAATGAGCTACTTAGACCGTGTCTATGATAGAGGTAGGGCATACAATCCTGTATGTTGCCAGTAAGACCCGCTTGCACATGTAGGATGCTACATGTCAAGGTCTCCTTCTTGTGCCATTCCATCTCACCATTTTGTATTCTATTTATATCATCTATATTGACCACCTAGCCATCATCAACTTCACCAATATCTAAGTAGTTAGCTAGATTGACTATCTAGCTATCAACATCCCTGTTCAACACCCAAGCCATCTTCCAATCACACCTTGCACATTCTCATGCAACCGGGTTATGAATTTAGTTAAATtggaaaatttataataaacctAGTTTTCTCTAAATTACTGCCTATTGAGAACAACGTTGAGTTACTTGTCAttataatagataaaaattCAGTTGGTTAATTTTTATGGGAAAATTGGTGCCCAGCAAGGACCCCCCCAAAAACTGGGACTTAATTCTGAAAATAGGGGAAGATTATGCTATTGAAATGGTGTCCAACAGAAGATGAGAGGTCTAGTTGGAATTTCTGTATCTTTTTATTCCAATTGAAATTAACCACtttaataatatgtttttaaagTCTTAATCTTCCccttccttttctctctgcttctatatttgttttatagcaCTTGCAAAGGAAAACACATAATAATTTTTCCCCCTTCCATGAATCTCTTACAAGTGTGATAATGAACTGGACAGAAAAATGATTTGGTAAGCACTTTTCTCCACCTTAGTGGCTCCCCATTAATCCATCCGAGTTTACCACCATGACTTAAGAAGCGGTTCAGCACTTTGTGTAACTTGATACTTGATCCTAACATCTCATAACACTAAATGGCTGAACAGAATAAATGTCTAAGTAACTCATTTTCATGGTATCAGCACCCTAACTTCTTCAAGAGCTCTGACAAAACGACTAGTTtagtcttttttttcaaaagcatATAACCGAATTAGAACATCAATCACCAGGGAGCAAATTGCCTCCACATTCCTCCAGTGTTTTATATAATTTCCTTCGTACACCATTAATTAGTAGTAACTCTATTGGAACAACAcatcattcaaatttcagaAAATACAAGGATTCCAACCTACACTCACTTATACGTAGCAAGATTCAACAGCCATGAGAAAACATAGTGGCTGTGAAACCTTCCCATCAACAACCTGCAATCATAGAGTTGCCTAGCAAAACTTTTGTTGGTAATTGCAGAACTTGTTCACCAATTGGGCACAACTTGTTGGTTGAGATGCACacaggaaaatatatataaaattcaaatatcttGCTGCACATTACATCATCATGATTCAGCACCATCATCATGCAATCACAGCCCATGAATTGTCAAAACATAAACTGATGCATTCTTTATTACTTTGGGGAGATGCAAACATGCACCCTATGCCGAATGTGTATGACATGGGAAATTaccatttataattaattgacCAAAAACATACCAAGATTGAAATAATCTATAAGCATCAGCTATCCaacaaacaatatatatactgCTCCAAATGGGTACTTCCAGCAAACATTATAATATACTGAAGCCTTGAACTCTGTTGTATTTTCCCCCTGTGTATTTGTATCATGCTCCAAATGCTACTTACTTCTTCGCCCTACCTTGTGGTTATTATAACTTCAATACCAAAACCACTCATgcagttttctttttgttagatggacaaaagttggatgagttTGGGTGATAGACTTCTATCACCTGCTTACGCTGAAGGGGTTAACAGTTTCCTTACAATGGCACGAACTCATTCCATGGGAAGTGATCGCATTCGGTGTCCGTGCCGTATATGCTGTAATAACCTCTTCTTGACTATATTTCAGGTGGAGTCGCACCTGTTCATAAAAGGGATAGATCCAACTTACACTCACTGGATATTTCGTGGGGAGGAGGAAACACTCCCCATCATTGACGATGATGTTGATCTCGGAGTTGAAAGTGGAGACGTgtacattgatgacatggaccGTATGTTCAATGACATACGGGCAGCCACATTTGGAGATGCTCCTGAAGACAACACAACGGAGCCAACTCAATCAGCAATACCACAATCCTCCCCATCCACTACTTTTGACCAACTATTAGAGGATGCCCAACGTCCTCTTTTTGACGGCTGCACAAAATTCTCAAAGCTCTCTTTCGTAGTGAAgttgttacatattaaaacacttggtgggtGGTCAATCAAGTCTTTTGATATGCTTCTAAGCCTTTTGCGGTTAGCCTTTCCTAATGTTGAAttgccacaatcatatgaggagGCAAGGACATTGGAGCGCGGTTTGGGTTTCACGTAccacaaaattcatgcatgtcctaatgactgcatcttattctggaaggagAATGCTAATCTTAATGAGTGCCCTATCTGTAAGGCTTCGCGATGGATGCCAAATACACATGGCTCACGAGTGATCCCTCAAAAAGTGCTTaggcattttcctttgaagctGAGATTGCAGCGTTTGTTTGTGTCAAGCAAGATAGCAGGTGACATGAGATGGCATAAGGAGCAGCGGGTCACCGATGAGACTAGTATGagacatcctgctgactctgaAGCCTGGAAGACATTTGATCAAGCTAACCCCAGATTTGCACGGGATGCAcgcaatgttaggcttggtttGGCAAGCGACGGATTTAATCCCTTCAACAACCTGGCTAAACcttatagcatttggccagtgatTCTTG includes:
- the LOC122291161 gene encoding uncharacterized protein LOC122291161 yields the protein MDKSWMSLGDRLLSPAYAEGVNSFLTMARTHSMGSDRIRCPCRICCNNLFLTIFQVESHLFIKGIDPTYTHWIFRGEEETLPIIDDDVDLGVESGDVYIDDMDRMFNDIRAATFGDAPEDNTTEPTQSAIPQSSPSTTFDQLLEDAQRPLFDGCTKFSKLSFVVKLLHIKTLGGWSIKSFDMLLSLLRLAFPNVELPQSYEEARTLERGLGFTYHKIHACPNDCILFWKENANLNECPICKASRWMPNTHGSRVIPQKVLRHFPLKLRLQRLFVSSKIAGDMRWHKEQRVTDETSMRHPADSEAWKTFDQANPRFARDARNVRLGLASDGFNPFNNLAKPYSIWPVILVPYNLPPWLCMKDMFFMTSLIIPGPKSPGNDIDVYLQPLIDELLELWEHGVPTFDASTKVIVDNQRLSRIWKSIWVVNKRETGMSVLQCKYRF